The DNA region CAGGACGATCACGTCCCGCACTTCCGCCGGGGACAGGGCGTTTTTGATAAAGCGCCGGGGATCCGGATCGTATTTGAGGATGTCGATTTTTTCGCCCTCAAGCTCCCGGATCACCGCCTGGATACGCACACCCTTGAGGCCCACGCAGGCCCCCACAGGGTCCACATCATCCCGGTTGGAATACACCGCAAGTTTGGTACGGTACCCGGGTTCCCGGACTATTTTGTGGATCTCCACGGTTTTATCGTATACCTCGGGCACTTCAAGTTCAAAAATAGCCCGGACAAAATCTGTGTGGGTCCGGGAAAGCACCACCTGAAGCCCTGCAGGAGTTTTGTTCACCTCGGTGATCAGGGCTTTGATACGATCATTAACGTGGTATACCTCCCGGGGGGACTGGTATTTCTTGGGGAGTATCCCTTCGACTTTACCCAGGTCCACATAAATGGTCCCGTTCCGTTCCCGCTGATAGTACCCGATGATGATCTCCCCCACCTTGTCCTTGTATTCCGAATACAGGGTATCTTTCTGGATTTCCCGTATGGACTGGTGGGCGGTCTGCTTGGCGCTCTGCACCGAAATACGGTCAAAATCCCTGGGGTCCACTTCAATGAGGAGTTCATCCCCCACATCCGCTTCCGGGTTAAGTTCCCGGGCTTCCTCCAGGTCTATCTCCGAAACCGGATCGTAGACCCCGTCAACGATTTTTTTCTGCGCATAGATTGATACTTCCGTATTCGTATCATCGAACCGGACAATGGCGTTATCCGCATTGCCAAAACGCCGCTTATAGGCCGCCAAAAGGGTACTTTCTATGGTCCGGAGGACAAGTTCCTCGGACATACCCCGGTCCTGAATAAGCTGGTGGATTGCCTCTGACATATCTGTTGCCACGAGCCTAAACCTCCCGCAAATAATCTAGTGTATAGTCTAACTTCGCCTTGGCGATAAGTTCGTAAACGATTTCTGTCATACCATCCTTTCCTTTTAAAACAACACCCTTTTCATCCGCAGATTCGAGGATTCCCCCGGTCCAGTCGGATATATCCGTGCGGTAACATTTAATCCCACGGCCCAGGTAATAGACAAATTCCGATCCGTCCTTGATCACCCGGTCTATGCCCGGGGAACCAACTTCTACATACATATCCTGGCCTGGAAAAACCAATTCCAGGCGGGGAAGCAATGCACGATGCGCCCGGGAACAATCATCCACCCCGACATTTCCGCCCCCGGCTTTGCACACCACCAGCCGGACCTGGACACTGCTTTTGTGCCTGGAAAGGGCCAGTTCCACAATGGCCAACCCTAAACCACGGACAACCGGCTCCAGGGTCTCAAACAAGGAAATTTGGTCCCCGGAACCAAGCTGGTCCCCGGTATTTGCCTGTCTGGGGGTATACCGCATACATCAACCTTTTTGAAATCCGAAAAATCTGAAAAAAAAGGGCCGTTCGGAACGGCCCTTTTTAGATGAATTTTCCGAATGTCCTAGTTACTGTATCTTTTGTGGACAATATTGTCAACTGGGCAAGGCATAAAAATCCGCAAAATCACGGAAAATATGCTAAAAAGCGGGCTTTTTGGGAGAATCGGGCGGAGGCGGAGGCAGAGGACAGGGAGGAAGAAACGTATCCCCTACCCTATACTTACCACCTCTTCCAGGGAAAGCCCCATAGCCGCGGCAATTTGTTCATCCGGAAGCCCCAGGGCTTTAAAATTTCGTATCGACTGGCGCATCACTTCCCGGTTGCGTTTTTCCGATTCCCGGTTGCGTTTTTCCGATTCCCGGTTACGCTTTTCTGCTTCCTCGGCACGCTGTTCCGCTTCCTCGGCATGAATTCTCAGTTCCTCAAGATACTTATGCTCCCTGAGCATTTCGTCAAAATCTATCATGAATTTTACCTCCTCATATTCTTCATAACCCTTGTACAACTCGGTAAACAAACGGCCCATAAGCTTTCCGGCCTCGGCCGCATCTCCCGGCACAATATCTCCCGCTTGCTGCGCCCGGTCTATGGCCTCCACTATCTCAGCGTGTAACGCGGGCAATTCCCGGAACAGTTCTTTCCGCCGCTCCAGCGTACGGGCCGTAGCTATCTGTTTCCGCAGCTTCAGGGCGTGCATGGGCAGCAGGATGACCATGTGCAGTACTGTACATGAGCATCCCGGTCCGGAAACTTGAATACCGATACCTCAAAATCATAATACGCCTCTTTTGTAAATTGCAAGCGAATTTTTATCAGGTCCGGGGTTCGACGGCTGGTCTCCCAGTAGATTACCCGGACCTGAGGAAAGGTCAGGGTGAGCAGAGTCTCCCTGGCGGAATATTCCGCCCCTTCCAGGGCATACCGGAAGATCCGGGTAGCAATGTGCATGTCGTCGCCTATCTGTGTTTCGATAAGGTAGCTGTCCTTACCGATAGTGACGATCAGGTCCGAGACGGTTTTGCTTAATCCGGCGCCGACCTTTTCGGTTTCCAGGTAACTCACCGGGCTGTCCAGGGGGTGGTTGGTTCCGAAAAGACCGTTGATTACATTGATAACCGCCCTATTTGAGAGATGCATAAGAAACTTGAACGATCGATCAAAGATATCGTGTGTGGTTCTATCCATCGATAGCCTCCTTAACACAGGGTTTAGGGGTAAATACGAGGGATTTGCTTTAATGGGACGGGAAAAAATATGAAAGAAGGAAGAGAAAGCGCAAAAACCGGGGGGTAGCGGAAGACCACAGGTCTGGAGCGTAGGGGGGCCGGACAAAAAAACGCCGTTTCTGGAAAATAGGCCTGGAAACAGCCCCCCCCTCCTAATGAGAAATTGTAAGTTTAAACTCGGTCTCCCAGCGCTCCTCGCTTTTCAGGCTCAGGGCCAGGGCGGGCATGAGGCAGGTGGATTGGTACTGGTCTGTCACGGTATCACGGATTTTTAACTTCGTGCGGATGGGTAAAATCCAGGCGTTAAAATCCCGGTCTGCGGTAAGGCCCAGGGTAAGTTCATTTTTGATGTCACGGAATTCAATGCCCCGGACATTGCTAATCTCTGCGCCCCCTCGTATAGCCGGCTCCGGGTCCTGGGCATGGGAGCGGTATACCTTGAGAAGTTCCTCCCCGTCTCCGGAAAAAGACAGATCAAGCTGGGGTATGAACTTAAAGGACGACTGAGCTTCACCCCGGTTGATTAGAGCGTAGCGTACCATTAGGGTATCCTGTTTCAGCACATAACTCTTTTCAATTTCAATCCAGGAAAGATACGGGGTGGTCCCGGCTTGTTTGTTGACCGGGAGGCGGAAGGCGGCTTTTCCGTGGGATCGATCCATCTCCACAAGCTCGTAGCTGTCCTTACCGCAGAACCGGGAAGCGGCAAAACGTCCCTCCAGGGCATCCTTGAAGGAAAAGTCCGGGGGTACCAGGCGGTCCACAAAGGCAGTCCTCCGGTAACCGTCCTCAATTCCTGGTTCCATCTGGAGTGTATCAAGGCGGCGGGAAAAGGTGTCCAGGTAATTCCAGGTTTTGGGAAGGTAATCAAGTTCAAAAATGCTGGCCCCGGAGCTTTTTACATAGCAGTTAATGTTTCTGTCCTGGAAGAGATATTCAGGCCGGCCGTCAAGATCAAAATCAAAGGCCAGCAGGGAAGGGACAAACTTTCCCCCGGTCCGGCATATCTTTTCTGCGGCCAAGATGGACTTGTAAGCAGCTTTTCTGAAGGAGGAACGGCGAATGCCGCCGTGGGTATCGGCATCACAGAACAGGGAATAGCCCTGGGCTTTCCAAAGTTCTTCCCGGGCGCTCTGCTTCCGGGATTTATCCCCCCGCAGTTGATTGATCTGAGAATGGGTGAATATCATCTTCACGTAAATCCCATTGGCTTCGGGGAAGGCGATTAAAAACTTCCTTTCCTGATCCCCTGGGAAATAGGCCTTTTTAAGCTTTCCCTGGGTTTTATATACCTTTCCCGGGGTGGTGAATTCCAGGTTTTTTGAAGCCTCAGCCAGGGCTTCAAAAAACCGCCCGTAGGTAGTTTCAGGGGTTTCCCCGGGATCCTCAGGGTGCAGCTGATTCGGAAAAACCGTAACCAGGGCGCCGGGGCTCAGATTCCGGATCAGGCGCTCCAGGACTGCCTTGGGGTTCTCCCGGGTAAATTCCCAGCTCAAGGCGGCGGCCAGGGGGAACACGGTGCTGATCTTCCCCTGGTTTTCACTAATAACTGGGGCGCTTAGGCCTGCTTGGTCCGGGCTTTCAGGTACGCCGAAATGATCCTCGTCTAAAAAAGTATAGCCCATGCCACAGGTATTCAGGACCCCCACCAGCTGTTGTTCCCAGGCAGCTCCGGGGATCCAGCAGCCCTGGGGCCGTTTACCGAATTTTTTACGGAGGTAGGCGGTTAGCATTTCTATCTGCCCTATCTTATCTGATTGGGGCAGTAGGGGCATCATGGGTTCATAGAATCCCCCGCCCAGAATTTCCACCTGTTTCCGGGAAATCATATCCCCCAGGAGCATGGTTAATTCAGGATGGGAATTTTCAAGCCAGGTGAGCAGGGACCCCGAATAGTGCAGCGCCGCAGGGATCTTAGGGTATTGATTAAGGGTCTGAATGAACGGCTTCAACCGGGTGGCGTACAGGTATTCTCCCTCATCATCGCCTGAGCCAATGGGAATATGATTATGCGAACCTAAAATAAAACCCGGTTTCTCGTTCATTTTTTTATTATTTTCCTATTGCAGCCTATTCTATACTATTTTCTCTTACCTGAGAAGCGACGCCCAAGGAAAATTGAAAAAAATCCACCCTGGGGCAGTAGCCCGCCTAAACCCCTAGAAAACCCCCAAAACCCGGAGGAAAATAGCCGAAATAGAGGAAAAGATCAGGGAAAGGAGCCCCATGGATATGAGGATCAGGGGAGAACCCCGCAGGACCCGGGGAACCGCTTCCAGGGAAGACCGTTTCCGTATCTCCCGGAGGATCAGCACCGACACCAGGCAGCCCAGGGTAAAGCCCAGGTCCAGTACCACCGCCTCCACGAAGCTTAGGGCCAAACGCAGGGTAAGCAGCAACGCCCCCAGGGCCAAGCCGTTACCCGAGGAAAGGGAGCTGAAAAATTTCAGATCCGGAAAACCGCCGGCTCCCCCGGATTTTTTCTGTTTCCAGCGCCTTCCCCCGGGGGAAAAGAGATAATCAAAAAGCAGTTCAAGCCCTGTTAAGGCCGCTGCGACTGCGGGGAAAAGCAGAAAGGACTCGAGAAACCCGAAGGCAGGAGCGCTCAGGATAAACGTAAAAAAAAGCCACAGGATTAGTACGGTTAAAAAAAGGATGATCCATTGCCGGGGGGAAAAAGTTTTCCCGTCATTGCGATCCGCAATAATGTCGGAAAGCCCAAGCCCTGTCTGGAGCATCAAGTTCAGGGAAAGGCCGGAAAAAATTGCCAGGGCGCCCAGGGCGATCATTGATCATCCTCCCACTGTTTCTTGAAACGCCTGAAGAGGGCAAGGCCGTAACCCAGGAGCAGGAGCCCCCCGGAGGAACCGACGATTATCGAAATAGGGAAGTACAGATCATCCCCCAGGCGGAATAGTTCTACTATGCCTTGGGATCCTCCGGGAAGAGAAAGGGAACCGAAACCCAGGGGTTCCCTGATCAAGGCCATGGCGATGAACAACCCCCCCAGGACCAGGGCTTCTATCAGGGACTTGGTGATAGCTTCTTCGGGTTCAATGTCCGCTATACGCCGGCATACCCCTGACCCGATGAAGGACAGGGGAACCAGGATGATTATAAAAAGTGTTTCCATTGCCAAATAGGGGCTGATAAAATAAAAAAGCATGAGGTATATGCTGCTCAAAAAACTGGACAGAAACACCCAGACTATATCCCGCCCCTTTAAAGGCAGTATGGGTTTCGCGAAGGCCGCTACAAGCGCGGCGATCCCATACACCCAGATCAGGGCCCCTGCGGCGGTGATGGCAAAAGCCAGCCGCGCCGAGGCTATGATCATCAAGGCGGCGCTGGCAAGGGTGGAAAGAGGGGCGTTACTCCCCCAAAAGGGATGGGATTCCCGTTTAGCGCTCATTTTCATCCCCCCGGCTGTTTCGTATGATGGCCTCACCAGCCTCAATACGCCGTATATGGGTTTGCAGCTCCCCCGGGGGCAGCCGTTCCAGCAAACGGGCCGAATGGGCGCCAAGGGGAATTGGGGGGCCCAGTTCCCCTTGGGGGGAAATCAACACCACAAAGGGGGCCAGGATGCCCCCGGACATAAACGAAAAAACTGCCGCACTGCCCTTGCCATCCTCCAGGGTATACCAGCTGCCAATTTGGGAAAGTTTCCCCGCCTTCCACCGCTTAAGCTTTCCTCCAAAGGCAAGGGGGCCTTCCAGTTCCCGGGATTCTCCGGCAGCCAAAATAGAACGGTTAATATTTCTGATAACGAACCTGGTCCGTACCGGTTGGGTGAGGAACCAGGTCAAGCCGCCTATGAGAAACAATCCGGCTAGCCAGCCCAGGAAGATACCCGCCTCTTTCAACTTGCCCGTGATTTCCGGAGATCCAAAAAGCGTCATAGCCGGTCCTCCCCTGGGGGAATTTCACCGGAACTTCTCCTGCTGAAACCAAGGTCGGAAGTACCATCATGAAGGTAGAGCCTCCGGGTCTCAAAGTACCGTAATAGGGGAATAAGGGCATTGATCAGGAGAGTTGCGAAAAAGGCGCCGTAGGGTTCAACCCCCCGGTAACGGAACACAAAACTGAAAAAACCCGCCAGCACCGAGGCCGCCAGAACGCCGATATGGGACTTTGGCCCCGTGGAGGGATCCGCTGCCAGCAGAAATGCTGCGACCAAGGTTCCCCCGGTGAAAAAACCGAAAAGTATATCCCCGTTACCCCGGAGATCCCCAAAGGGCAGGCCGCCAAAAAGCCGGATGAGCAAACCAAATATTCCCAGAAAGGAAAGGGGAACCCAGGCATGGCTTACCTGGCTGGCGCTAATAATAATCGTCCCAAGGAGGAGGGCCAGCACCCCCCGGTCGGCGATAATGCCCGGACCGGAATACACCAGTAGATCGATATACCCCCCGGGAAGCTCCGCCCCAGTGATCGAAAAAATAGTTTTATTAAGGAAGGGCGTAAGAATACTATCCAGTGTACCGGGAGCGAAAATCTCTGCTCCTGCATTAATAATTTCCAGAGGCGAACCATGGGCGGCGCCTGCATTCAGACTGTTCGTAAGAACACCCAGGGAGGAACCTTCCAATGCGGCATTGAACGCCCCGGGCCAGCCGAAACGGACAAAGAGCCAACCCCCCAGGGCGGGATTAACCCAATTGGTCCCCAGCCCGCCAAAACTGTGCTTAACCACCAGCATGGCGAAGAGGGCGCCCAGGAAGGCA from Treponema primitia ZAS-2 includes:
- a CDS encoding RnfABCDGE type electron transport complex subunit D, with the translated sequence MSKITPWFRSLFPQPFQKPQINLARSTSARMWLVSICAGFTILQSSLTDGFSSMFIALFAVLGALMAELLISHVSGRTIPGAVFQDGSAVASALILTLLLPNHIHPFLAFLGALFAMLVVKHSFGGLGTNWVNPALGGWLFVRFGWPGAFNAALEGSSLGVLTNSLNAGAAHGSPLEIINAGAEIFAPGTLDSILTPFLNKTIFSITGAELPGGYIDLLVYSGPGIIADRGVLALLLGTIIISASQVSHAWVPLSFLGIFGLLIRLFGGLPFGDLRGNGDILFGFFTGGTLVAAFLLAADPSTGPKSHIGVLAASVLAGFFSFVFRYRGVEPYGAFFATLLINALIPLLRYFETRRLYLHDGTSDLGFSRRSSGEIPPGEDRL
- a CDS encoding ribosome assembly cofactor RimP, giving the protein MRYTPRQANTGDQLGSGDQISLFETLEPVVRGLGLAIVELALSRHKSSVQVRLVVCKAGGGNVGVDDCSRAHRALLPRLELVFPGQDMYVEVGSPGIDRVIKDGSEFVYYLGRGIKCYRTDISDWTGGILESADEKGVVLKGKDGMTEIVYELIAKAKLDYTLDYLREV
- a CDS encoding alpha-amylase/4-alpha-glucanotransferase domain-containing protein — translated: MNEKPGFILGSHNHIPIGSGDDEGEYLYATRLKPFIQTLNQYPKIPAALHYSGSLLTWLENSHPELTMLLGDMISRKQVEILGGGFYEPMMPLLPQSDKIGQIEMLTAYLRKKFGKRPQGCWIPGAAWEQQLVGVLNTCGMGYTFLDEDHFGVPESPDQAGLSAPVISENQGKISTVFPLAAALSWEFTRENPKAVLERLIRNLSPGALVTVFPNQLHPEDPGETPETTYGRFFEALAEASKNLEFTTPGKVYKTQGKLKKAYFPGDQERKFLIAFPEANGIYVKMIFTHSQINQLRGDKSRKQSAREELWKAQGYSLFCDADTHGGIRRSSFRKAAYKSILAAEKICRTGGKFVPSLLAFDFDLDGRPEYLFQDRNINCYVKSSGASIFELDYLPKTWNYLDTFSRRLDTLQMEPGIEDGYRRTAFVDRLVPPDFSFKDALEGRFAASRFCGKDSYELVEMDRSHGKAAFRLPVNKQAGTTPYLSWIEIEKSYVLKQDTLMVRYALINRGEAQSSFKFIPQLDLSFSGDGEELLKVYRSHAQDPEPAIRGGAEISNVRGIEFRDIKNELTLGLTADRDFNAWILPIRTKLKIRDTVTDQYQSTCLMPALALSLKSEERWETEFKLTISH
- the nusA gene encoding transcription termination factor NusA; the encoded protein is MATDMSEAIHQLIQDRGMSEELVLRTIESTLLAAYKRRFGNADNAIVRFDDTNTEVSIYAQKKIVDGVYDPVSEIDLEEARELNPEADVGDELLIEVDPRDFDRISVQSAKQTAHQSIREIQKDTLYSEYKDKVGEIIIGYYQRERNGTIYVDLGKVEGILPKKYQSPREVYHVNDRIKALITEVNKTPAGLQVVLSRTHTDFVRAIFELEVPEVYDKTVEIHKIVREPGYRTKLAVYSNRDDVDPVGACVGLKGVRIQAVIRELEGEKIDILKYDPDPRRFIKNALSPAEVRDVIVLDEGKHQALAVVNDSQLSLAIGKQGLNVRLANRLVDWNIDVKTDAQFGEMDIASESRRAVSELFGDAEGYGEELSRISELPGVDAQVAALLLENNIDFIEDFLALAEEEMAQLKGISAEQIASLRQLIEEFVEVVEEEAYDEEAPEDEEVGEIAVEDAGPEASEGEAPEDASAGDEAEAEAEAEAEEYECPECGAKITVDMTNCPNCGIGLSFEFEEE